Genomic segment of Pseudomonas sp. DY-1:
CTGCCATCAGCACCCTGCTGATCATGGTCGGCGCCTGGATGCTGATCATTCCCGGACTCTACGTGATGATCAAACTGGCCTTTGCCGAGTACCTGTTGGTGCTCGAGGGCAAGTCCCCGCTGGATGCCATCAAGGAGAGCTTCACCCTGACCGGTGGGCATTTCTGGACCATCCTCGCCTGCGTGCTGCTGGTGATGGGGCCGATCTGGCTGGTGGACTGGTTCGCCTATCGTGAGCTCGGAGAAAATCCCGACCCGGTCGGCACGGTGATCCTGGAAACCTTCAATAGCTTCTTCCAGCTGTTCGTCAGCGTTGCCCTGTACCGGATGTTCACCCTCGTGACGGAACGAGCGGTCGAGCAGTGATTCCCTATAGGGAAATCTTCTGAAAACACCCCACACGCATCGCGCAGAGTAGTTTTTCAACGGACTGCTAGGCTTTTCAGGCCACTCAAGGAGGATCCCTTCATGGCTGAGAATCCCAGCATCCTGTCCCACATCTCGTTGGGCACCAACGACTTCGACCGCGCTGTCGCCTTCTACGACAAGGTGCTGCCCACCCTGGGCTGCAAGCGCATCATGGAACACCCCGGCGCCGTGGCGTACGGTCGCGAGTACCCGGAGTTCTGGGTGCAGTCACCCATCGACGGCCGACCGGCCAGTGTCGGCAACGGCACCCACATCGGCTTCTTCGCTCCCAGTAAGGAAGCGGTGCTGGCCTTCTTCGAAGCGGCACTGGATGCCGGCGCCACAGGCGACGGCCAGCCCGGACCGCGCCCGGAGTATGGCGAGCCCTACTACGGCTGCTTCGTCCGCGACCTGGACGGCCACAAGATCGAAGCGGCGTTCTGGGACATGGAGCTGGATCCGGGCTACGAGATTTACGTCGAGCCCCACGCTCACTGAGCGCCGGGGCGATAGCGTCGCGCGGCGTCCAGCACCCAACCCTCGTCGATCATCTGCCCAAGTGCCTGGGCAATGGCCGCGCGCTGGGCCTGCAGCGGACGCTGGCGCGAGAAACCGAGAAAGAGTTCGGTCCGGGCCGGAGGCCGATAGGCGAGTTTGACGATACGTCCGGCCAGTGCCGGATCCCGCAGTAATTCGTAGTCCACCTGGCAGTCGGTGCCAATCACCAGCGGCAACCGCTTGTGGCGCAGCATGTCCAGTAATTGCCCTTCATTACCGACCCCGACCTTGCGCAGTGCCTGGTCGGAGTCGAAGGGTTCGAAATAGGCCGAGCCCCGCACGAAACCGATGTCGTACTGCCCCAACTGCGGATAGCCGGAGACCCGCTGGGCCAGCTCGGGGCGGCTGTAGAAGCGCGGCGCGCAGGTGAAGTAGGGGCGCTCCAGGTAGTCGATATAGCGCACGCGCTCGGCCGTACGGGCGAGCCCGGTCATCAGATCCGCCGAGCCCTTTTCCAGCGCGGCCAGCCCTCGCGACCAGGGCGCACGCTGCACCTCGAAGCGCAGCCCGGTGCGGCGCTCGAGTTCGGCCAACAGGTCCATATCCAGGCCACGCAGCTGACCCCCTTCGCTGGCGATGCGAAAGGGCGGCCAGACGTCGGTCATCACACGCAGCGGGGGATGGTCGTCGGCAGCGACCAGGCCAGGCAGCAACAGCAAGCTTGCGAGCCAGAAGCGAAAACGCCCCGCTTTGTAAATCAAGGCCAGGAATGACCAGAGGACTGCGCCCAGCTGCATGCCGGCTCCCGGATCAGTCTTGAAGTTCGTTATGGGTGCCATCACAGCAAGGTGGCGATTGGCTATGTTTGCAGCCACAGAAATACAGGGTTTCGCTGACATCTGCATGGAATTTGAGTGGCGCCAGGCCTGTGCCTTTGTGAGACCCGTCACAGAATGGCTGTTGCTGGCTGCGGCCGCAGCGACACCAGAAGTAGTCCTTGCCTGCCACCACCTCGACCTCATAGGGGCCCTTCTGGGCGATCCTCACTTCGCTGCTCATGGCATTTCTCCGGGGCGCGCCTCGGCTTGGGCCGCAGCGGCGGCTCGGTTATGCTCGCCCTCTTCCAGCATAGATGCCAGCCCCCGACGATGCCCCGAGTCCTGCGTTTCGCCCTGCTCAGCCTGTCGATCTTCGCCATCGGCTTGGTCGCCCTGATCTATGCGCTGACCTGGCATCCCGCAGCCCGCGAACCGGCCATCCTGGCCTGCCAGGCCGAAGCACCACAACTGCAACCCGGGCAGGCGCTCAAGGTGATGACCTGGAACCTGCAGTACCTGGCCGGCAAGCGCTATGTCTTCTACTACGACCTGCCCGATGGCAATGGCCCGGACGAGCGCCCCACTCCGGAAGACCTCGCATACAGCCTTGACGAGGTCGTCCGGGTGATACGCGAAGAGCAGCCGGATATCGTCAATCTCCAGGAGCTGCACGAAGGCGCTCGCGCCACCGACTACCAGGACCAACTGACCCTGCTCCAGGAGC
This window contains:
- a CDS encoding YciC family protein, encoding MNPFELLRASWYFFSRNVGEIALLCLPAILTEAIAQQGLIAWLGPDKSQGASIIVSMLFYPLYVGALIIFVDSRSHRIRLKPRQVLEMAIFRWPSFAVLAAISTLLIMVGAWMLIIPGLYVMIKLAFAEYLLVLEGKSPLDAIKESFTLTGGHFWTILACVLLVMGPIWLVDWFAYRELGENPDPVGTVILETFNSFFQLFVSVALYRMFTLVTERAVEQ
- a CDS encoding VOC family protein; its protein translation is MAENPSILSHISLGTNDFDRAVAFYDKVLPTLGCKRIMEHPGAVAYGREYPEFWVQSPIDGRPASVGNGTHIGFFAPSKEAVLAFFEAALDAGATGDGQPGPRPEYGEPYYGCFVRDLDGHKIEAAFWDMELDPGYEIYVEPHAH
- a CDS encoding ABC transporter substrate-binding protein, coding for MQLGAVLWSFLALIYKAGRFRFWLASLLLLPGLVAADDHPPLRVMTDVWPPFRIASEGGQLRGLDMDLLAELERRTGLRFEVQRAPWSRGLAALEKGSADLMTGLARTAERVRYIDYLERPYFTCAPRFYSRPELAQRVSGYPQLGQYDIGFVRGSAYFEPFDSDQALRKVGVGNEGQLLDMLRHKRLPLVIGTDCQVDYELLRDPALAGRIVKLAYRPPARTELFLGFSRQRPLQAQRAAIAQALGQMIDEGWVLDAARRYRPGAQ
- a CDS encoding CDGSH iron-sulfur domain-containing protein, whose amino-acid sequence is MSSEVRIAQKGPYEVEVVAGKDYFWCRCGRSQQQPFCDGSHKGTGLAPLKFHADVSETLYFCGCKHSQSPPCCDGTHNELQD